The following proteins come from a genomic window of Nostoc sp. ATCC 53789:
- a CDS encoding DUF3593 domain-containing protein, protein MISKETLFALSLFPYLGFLWFIRRSPQMPRLALYGFYGTLVFVAITIPAGIYAQLHYGESLANVDWLHGGAELFLTLSNILLVLGFGQAVRQLQIKNRNLSDS, encoded by the coding sequence ATGATTTCTAAAGAAACCCTGTTTGCACTTTCACTGTTTCCCTATTTGGGTTTCTTGTGGTTTATCAGGCGGAGTCCGCAAATGCCGCGTTTAGCGCTGTATGGATTTTACGGTACTCTCGTTTTTGTGGCTATCACCATCCCAGCCGGAATTTACGCCCAATTGCATTATGGCGAGTCTTTGGCCAATGTAGATTGGTTGCATGGTGGTGCAGAATTATTTTTGACTCTTTCTAACATCTTGCTTGTGCTAGGTTTTGGACAAGCTGTAAGGCAATTACAAATCAAAAATAGAAACCTCAGCGATAGCTAG
- the iscB gene encoding RNA-guided endonuclease IscB — MSKVFVIDSEKAPLNPIHPAQARQLLRNKKAAIYRQFPFTLILVESFPDSPIGFSSFDSTGTAFAERLAEKTRTASPISPLRLKIDPGAKVTGIALVNDSTGEVVFAAELKHRGFTIRDALASRRQLRRSRRARKTRYRKPRFLNRTRPPGWLAPSLQSRVKNIKTWIEKLRRFAPITAISQELVRFDMQLMRNPDIQGSLYQQGTLAGYETREYLLEKWGRQCAYCGVKDVPLQIEHIYPRAKGGSNSITNLSLSCEKCNTKKGTKDIKEFLKTDPSRLEKILKQAKRPLADAAAVNTTRFALLNTLKTTGLPVETGSGGLTKFNRSQQNLEKSHWLDAAAVGVSTPILNIRGVKPLLITANGHGSRQSCRTDKHGFPSRYVPRFKFVKGFQTGDIVKAVVTTGKKVGQYVGRVAVRSSGSFNLSTKQGLVQGISYKYCKTVHKKDGYSYAS; from the coding sequence ATGTCCAAAGTATTTGTAATTGATTCCGAAAAAGCACCACTAAATCCAATTCATCCAGCGCAAGCGAGGCAATTACTAAGAAACAAAAAAGCAGCAATTTATAGACAATTTCCGTTCACTTTAATTCTTGTTGAATCGTTCCCAGATTCTCCCATCGGGTTCAGCAGTTTCGACTCGACGGGAACCGCCTTCGCGGAGCGTCTCGCAGAGAAGACTCGAACTGCTTCACCGATATCACCATTAAGATTAAAAATTGATCCTGGTGCAAAAGTAACTGGAATCGCACTAGTTAACGACTCAACTGGAGAGGTTGTATTTGCGGCTGAATTAAAGCATAGGGGCTTTACAATTAGGGATGCTCTTGCCTCAAGGAGGCAATTAAGGCGTAGCAGACGCGCCAGAAAAACTAGATATCGCAAACCAAGATTCTTGAATAGAACTCGTCCACCAGGATGGTTAGCACCAAGTTTGCAAAGTCGTGTTAAAAATATCAAAACTTGGATTGAGAAGTTGCGACGCTTTGCTCCGATCACAGCCATTAGCCAGGAATTAGTACGCTTTGATATGCAATTGATGCGTAACCCAGACATTCAAGGCTCATTGTATCAACAAGGTACGCTTGCTGGTTACGAAACGAGAGAATATTTACTTGAAAAATGGGGTAGACAATGCGCTTATTGTGGAGTTAAAGACGTGCCATTACAGATAGAACACATCTACCCAAGAGCAAAAGGAGGTTCTAATTCAATTACAAATCTCAGCTTGAGTTGCGAAAAATGCAACACAAAAAAAGGGACTAAGGATATTAAAGAGTTTCTTAAAACTGACCCTTCTAGATTAGAGAAAATCTTGAAACAAGCAAAAAGACCATTGGCTGATGCAGCAGCAGTTAATACCACTAGATTCGCATTATTGAATACATTAAAGACAACTGGATTACCAGTAGAAACAGGCTCCGGTGGTTTAACTAAATTCAATCGTAGCCAACAAAATTTAGAGAAATCACACTGGTTGGATGCTGCGGCTGTGGGTGTTTCTACTCCGATTTTAAATATTAGAGGTGTTAAGCCATTGTTAATTACAGCTAATGGACATGGTTCTAGACAGTCATGTCGTACTGATAAACACGGTTTTCCTTCGCGCTATGTTCCCAGGTTCAAATTTGTTAAAGGTTTTCAGACTGGGGATATCGTCAAAGCAGTTGTCACCACTGGTAAAAAGGTGGGTCAATATGTTGGAAGAGTCGCAGTCAGGAGTAGTGGTAGTTTTAATCTTTCAACTAAGCAGGGATTAGTCCAAGGTATATCTTACAAATATTGTAAAACTGTTCACAAAAAGGATGGTTATTCGTATGCAAGTTAA
- a CDS encoding DUF2499 domain-containing protein: MHTLSIPTWIIHISSVIEWIVAIWLIWTYGELTNNRNWWGLSLAMLPALVSAMCACTWHYFDNAESLEWLVTLQATMTLVGNFTLWAAAFLIWRSTKSSNTVEPEPIKLEQ, translated from the coding sequence ATGCACACCCTATCGATTCCCACCTGGATTATTCATATTTCTAGCGTTATAGAGTGGATTGTTGCCATTTGGTTAATCTGGACTTACGGCGAACTCACTAATAACCGCAATTGGTGGGGATTATCCCTTGCTATGTTACCAGCTTTAGTTAGCGCTATGTGTGCTTGTACCTGGCATTATTTTGACAACGCCGAATCTCTGGAATGGCTGGTAACACTTCAAGCTACCATGACCTTAGTTGGTAATTTTACGCTTTGGGCAGCAGCGTTTTTGATTTGGCGTTCTACCAAATCTTCTAACACTGTTGAACCAGAACCTATCAAATTAGAGCAGTAA
- the csaB gene encoding polysaccharide pyruvyl transferase CsaB: protein MRALLSGYYGKGNGGDEALLATLLQMLPSHVTPVVLSGNPEETRDRYNVETFDRMAPLAVLQALRSSDALIWGGGSIIQDVTSTISPFYYGGMMALAQKMGLKTVAWAQGIGPLVRPQTRWLARQTFGNCTKVSVRDRASAALLSDWEIPCIIAPDPVWALESKPVPGLWDLPAPRVAVTLRSHPLLTETRLSNLTRALVDFQKATQAFILLLPFQKSEDLSIAEAIQPHLKDVSQILCLEDPQLLKGVFRSVEMAIGMRLHSLIMAAAEGCRCFALSYDPKVNRLMEDLEMPGWDLASLPDDPNLISLTWMEHYANGDPLSAEQIQSLVDRALIHREVLSQVFI, encoded by the coding sequence ATGCGGGCGTTATTGTCTGGGTATTACGGTAAAGGTAATGGTGGTGACGAGGCTTTGTTAGCAACGCTCTTGCAAATGTTACCATCTCACGTAACCCCTGTGGTACTTTCGGGAAATCCAGAGGAAACGCGCGATCGCTACAATGTAGAAACTTTCGATCGCATGGCTCCCTTAGCTGTGCTGCAAGCTTTACGCTCAAGTGATGCCTTGATTTGGGGCGGCGGGAGTATTATTCAAGATGTTACCAGCACTATCAGCCCCTTTTATTATGGGGGAATGATGGCATTGGCGCAGAAAATGGGTTTGAAAACTGTTGCTTGGGCGCAGGGTATTGGCCCCTTGGTACGTCCGCAAACTCGTTGGTTAGCGCGGCAAACCTTTGGTAATTGTACCAAAGTTAGTGTCCGCGATCGCGCCAGCGCTGCTTTATTATCTGATTGGGAAATTCCTTGTATTATAGCTCCTGACCCGGTTTGGGCGTTGGAATCTAAACCAGTACCGGGACTTTGGGATTTACCTGCGCCGAGAGTTGCGGTAACGTTGCGATCGCATCCCCTACTTACCGAAACCCGTCTGTCAAATTTAACCCGTGCTTTGGTTGACTTTCAAAAAGCTACGCAGGCTTTTATCTTACTACTGCCATTTCAAAAAAGTGAAGATTTAAGTATTGCCGAAGCTATTCAACCCCACCTTAAAGATGTCAGCCAGATTTTATGTCTGGAAGATCCACAACTTTTGAAAGGTGTATTTCGCAGTGTTGAAATGGCAATTGGGATGCGTCTACACAGCTTGATTATGGCTGCTGCTGAAGGTTGTCGTTGCTTTGCTCTTAGTTATGACCCCAAGGTAAATCGTCTTATGGAAGACTTAGAAATGCCTGGGTGGGATTTGGCGAGTTTACCCGATGATCCTAATTTGATTAGTCTAACTTGGATGGAGCATTATGCTAATGGCGATCCTTTATCAGCAGAGCAAATACAATCTTTAGTAGATAGGGCATTAATCCACCGCGAGGTATTGAGCCAAGTTTTTATTTGA
- a CDS encoding glycosyltransferase family 87 protein, which produces MINFGFWNLIIVIVVALVLKNNWRLDDDEKVAWKNSLFLKSSVIQRLMQFFCQPIVNFIIQAVVVLVVTRFLCYTGWLVYSLNQPNPPLWDFKWFYVASKLAHQHLSPFNVEIFNQSFCSLTKTCGFIPPFVYPPNIIPLIWFLGYFPINTAFTIWIVMHILAIGLALWGTNILLESKSPAFRTICTISAALIYGLVRDLQVGNLAIFVAVLILWMFILARKYQDIPAGLCLGIAVCKPTLAALFILYFLFKRRFSLVFVSVITGTSLVFLGLTLTGNSVTQYLPDTARGFSLWLNDPSNSPYLSITRLDLMVVGPRLLPNNPLFAKLLSDFIVLILVGFVGWYWYLQQSITAWSKEIYLAEMVLVSCLSIAINYSQQTSTVMLIPAVVFLLNDLLYQIRYYKFSMKRMSVWFAGVCFLAVQTAVIHGWLIGSLANRWNVKAGKLPYFLKVTIFALPSYAILGITLSILVLAISSLRQKQVLKFEP; this is translated from the coding sequence ATGATAAACTTTGGTTTTTGGAACCTAATTATAGTAATTGTAGTTGCATTGGTTCTGAAAAATAATTGGCGACTAGACGATGATGAGAAGGTAGCCTGGAAAAATTCTTTATTCTTAAAATCTTCTGTTATCCAACGATTGATGCAATTTTTTTGTCAACCAATTGTTAACTTTATCATTCAAGCAGTTGTTGTATTAGTAGTCACAAGATTTCTCTGTTATACAGGTTGGCTAGTTTATTCCCTAAATCAGCCAAATCCACCTTTATGGGATTTTAAATGGTTTTATGTGGCGAGTAAATTGGCTCATCAGCATTTGAGTCCTTTTAATGTCGAGATTTTTAACCAAAGTTTCTGTAGCCTAACTAAAACGTGTGGATTTATTCCACCATTTGTCTATCCACCTAATATTATTCCTCTTATCTGGTTTCTCGGTTATTTTCCGATCAATACTGCATTTACAATCTGGATTGTGATGCATATATTAGCAATCGGCTTGGCCTTATGGGGAACGAATATCCTCCTAGAATCGAAGTCGCCAGCTTTCAGAACTATTTGCACAATCTCGGCTGCCTTAATTTATGGTTTAGTTCGCGATCTTCAAGTTGGTAATCTTGCCATTTTCGTTGCGGTTCTCATCTTATGGATGTTTATCTTAGCTAGAAAATATCAGGATATTCCAGCCGGACTTTGCTTGGGTATTGCCGTTTGTAAACCAACATTAGCTGCATTATTCATTCTATATTTTCTATTTAAAAGACGCTTTTCTCTAGTTTTTGTATCTGTTATCACAGGAACTTCTTTAGTATTTTTAGGTCTAACATTAACAGGCAATTCTGTGACACAATACCTACCAGATACGGCTCGTGGATTTTCACTCTGGCTTAACGATCCATCGAATAGTCCCTATCTTTCAATTACTCGCCTAGATTTGATGGTAGTGGGCCCAAGATTATTACCCAATAATCCATTATTTGCCAAGTTATTGTCAGACTTTATTGTTCTGATACTTGTTGGTTTCGTGGGTTGGTATTGGTATCTACAACAATCTATTACAGCCTGGTCAAAAGAAATATACTTAGCCGAAATGGTACTAGTTTCTTGCTTGAGTATTGCCATTAATTATTCACAGCAAACTAGTACTGTGATGTTAATACCTGCGGTTGTTTTTTTGCTGAATGATTTGCTATATCAAATCAGGTATTATAAATTCTCTATGAAAAGAATGTCTGTTTGGTTTGCAGGGGTTTGCTTTCTAGCAGTGCAAACAGCAGTTATTCATGGCTGGCTCATCGGTTCTCTAGCAAATCGCTGGAACGTGAAAGCAGGGAAATTACCCTACTTTCTGAAAGTAACGATCTTCGCGCTACCGAGTTATGCAATTCTAGGAATCACCCTGAGCATTTTAGTCTTAGCAATTAGTTCACTGCGTCAAAAACAGGTTTTAAAATTTGAACCTTAA
- the pgeF gene encoding peptidoglycan editing factor PgeF: MHTWHWRNWEGLPYLTCSILEHWHHGFFTQQFWPRSPQVMTEVLQPEGSVYRLKQVHGNTVLTPQEVESFLSTAEDDLASADGLMSEQPLQAVWVASADCTPVLIGDVKTGRVAALHAGWRGTAKKIVPLAIARLQSQGSKLDDLRIAMGPAIAGEVYQVSIEVAAEIGASIISHNDEEKIVQALHELPNSPLLKDPNPGKVRLDVRRVNTLQLENMGISAEQIAIAPYCTFQTPEHFFSYRREQEKKVQWSGIVSGKR; this comes from the coding sequence ATGCACACTTGGCACTGGCGCAATTGGGAAGGACTGCCTTATCTAACTTGTAGTATTCTGGAACATTGGCATCACGGCTTCTTTACCCAGCAGTTTTGGCCGCGATCGCCACAAGTTATGACAGAAGTATTGCAACCAGAGGGATCAGTCTATCGCTTAAAGCAGGTTCATGGCAATACTGTTCTCACCCCCCAAGAAGTTGAAAGCTTCTTAAGCACTGCTGAGGATGATTTAGCATCGGCGGATGGTTTAATGAGCGAACAGCCTCTCCAAGCCGTTTGGGTAGCTAGTGCAGATTGTACACCTGTGTTGATTGGGGATGTGAAAACTGGACGGGTGGCAGCATTACACGCGGGTTGGCGGGGGACTGCTAAGAAGATTGTGCCCCTAGCGATCGCTAGATTACAATCTCAAGGCAGCAAACTTGATGATTTACGCATTGCAATGGGCCCTGCGATCGCTGGTGAGGTTTACCAAGTCTCAATAGAAGTGGCTGCCGAAATTGGGGCTAGTATTATATCACATAATGACGAAGAAAAAATTGTTCAAGCATTGCATGAATTACCCAATTCACCTTTACTAAAAGATCCCAATCCAGGAAAAGTAAGGTTGGATGTGCGGCGAGTGAATACCTTACAACTGGAAAACATGGGGATTAGTGCAGAACAAATTGCGATCGCACCTTATTGTACTTTCCAAACTCCAGAGCATTTCTTTTCTTATCGCCGAGAGCAAGAGAAAAAAGTTCAATGGTCAGGGATTGTTAGTGGTAAAAGGTAA
- a CDS encoding biotin--[acetyl-CoA-carboxylase] ligase, with the protein MGFNLQNLESALKAGRKHTYLPFSLHFFESVSSTNQTLWNLLHQGAISGTVVIATQQSAGRGQWGREWISPVGGLYVSVAISFDHKIEATDSYQLTFATAWGIASQLRQCGIDVGIKWPNDLVLNSRKLGGILTETKVNKGQITQAVIGVGINWTNPVPETGINLESWQASQDFRPISCLEILTSTVLLGIESGMECLQQEGVSILLSRYLDLLTNMGDRVYVNNLFGTVVGVTPQGNLRVDLETDDTKELITPEIYIQPGTISLGYHKSSV; encoded by the coding sequence GTGGGATTTAATCTGCAAAACTTGGAATCAGCCTTGAAAGCAGGGCGTAAGCACACATATTTACCATTTTCCCTCCACTTTTTTGAAAGCGTCTCCTCAACAAACCAAACCCTCTGGAACTTACTCCACCAAGGCGCTATTTCCGGAACAGTAGTCATCGCCACTCAGCAATCTGCTGGGCGGGGACAATGGGGACGCGAGTGGATTTCTCCAGTTGGGGGATTATATGTTTCCGTGGCGATTTCTTTCGACCACAAAATAGAAGCTACTGACAGCTACCAGCTAACTTTCGCTACTGCTTGGGGAATTGCATCTCAATTGCGCCAATGTGGTATAGATGTTGGGATAAAATGGCCCAATGATTTAGTTTTAAATAGTCGCAAATTAGGCGGCATTTTGACAGAAACCAAAGTAAACAAAGGACAAATCACCCAAGCAGTAATTGGTGTTGGTATTAACTGGACAAATCCAGTACCCGAAACTGGAATTAATCTGGAATCGTGGCAAGCTTCCCAAGATTTCAGACCAATCTCTTGTCTGGAAATACTCACCTCTACAGTCTTACTGGGAATAGAATCCGGTATGGAGTGCCTTCAACAAGAAGGAGTAAGCATACTCTTGTCTCGCTATCTAGACTTGCTTACAAATATGGGCGATCGGGTGTATGTCAATAATCTTTTTGGTACTGTAGTTGGGGTGACACCTCAAGGAAATTTACGAGTTGATTTAGAAACAGATGATACAAAGGAACTAATTACACCGGAAATTTATATTCAACCCGGTACAATCAGTTTGGGGTACCATAAATCTTCCGTTTAA